One window of Trichoderma breve strain T069 chromosome 3, whole genome shotgun sequence genomic DNA carries:
- a CDS encoding GRASP55/65 PDZ-like domain-containing protein, protein MFNALNRFMSRLDGDAPQRQHDRDSFGFQVLRNTNLELPIEPWFDYIVGINGRPIDNPDPSLFAQEVQNCAGGTVTFGLWSAKGQRIREMHIPVPVDTAALGLSLQFAPISLAANIWHVLDVPANSPADLAGLLPYSDYILGSPEGALHGESALGELVEDFIGRPLRLYVYNNEYDVSREVTIQPSRNWGGDGALGCTLGYGALHRLPAPLSEPVNAPGETMFDGEFNEKSGGEFIATQASPPPPPTGGDFLVPAQIVSAAPGSAPPRGGTPRGGKKKERHAPNNNFMDDYLKEEEQKSLALDNAPKSKGTGLPPPPKGASGPPKAEPKEDAVDGGGA, encoded by the exons ATGTTCAACGCCCTCAACCGGTTCATGTCCCGCCTGGATGGCGATGCCCCGCAACGTCAACATGATCGCGACTCGTTTGGCTTCCAGGTGCTGCGAAACACGAACCTCGAGCTACCAATTGAGCCCTGGTTTGATTACATTGTTGGAATCAATGGAAGGCCAATC GATAACCCCGACCCGAGCTTGTTTGCGCAAGAGGTTCAGAACTGCGCCGGCGGAACAGTGACATTTGGATTATGGAGCGCAAAG GGCCAACGAATAAGAGAAATGCACATTCCCGTACCCGTGGATACCGCAGCTCTTGGGCTCTCCCTCCAGTTCGCGCCCATCTCACTTGCAGCCAATATATGGCATGTCCTTGATGTCCCGGCTAATTCACCCGCCGATCTTGCCGGACTACTCCCTTATAGCGACTACATCCTCGGCAGCCCAGAAGGCGCTCTACATGGTGAAAGTGCTCTTGGTGAGCTCGTGGAAGACTTTATTGGACGACCTCTGCGGTTATACGTCTACAACAACGAGTACGACGTATCGCGCGAGGTCACAATACAGCCTAGTCGAAATTGGGGTGGGGATGGGGCTCTGGGATGTACTTTGGGCTACGGAGCGCTGCACCGGCTGCCTGCACCATTGAGTGAACCTGTCAATGCTCCTGGCGAGACAATGTTCGACGGCGAGTTTAACGAGAAGAGCGGAGGCGAGTTCATTGCGACACAGGCTAGCCCtccgccaccaccaacagGCGGTGACTTTTTGGTGCCCGCGCAAATAGTCAGTGCAGCGCCAGGGAGTGCGCCTCCACGAGGTGGGACACCGCGAggtggaaagaagaaagaacgCCACGCGCCCAACAATAATTTCATGGATGACTATCttaaggaagaagagcagaagagcTTGGCGCTGGATAATGCACCTAAAAGCAAGGGCACAGGTCTACCACCGCCTCCTAAAGGCGCCAGCGGTCCGCCAAAAGCCGAGCCTAAAGAAGATGCAGTAGATGGTGGCGGAGCATGA
- a CDS encoding transmembrane proteins 14C domain-containing protein — translation MVSKTTSSALSNASYVLAALTAGGGAIGYAKTGSVPSIAAGGLVGLLYGLGGYRIANGQPYGVELSLLASVVLGASAFPRAIRLRKPVPIFLSILSAYGLFTFGTALRRA, via the exons ATGGTG TCCAAGACTACGTCTTCCGCGCTGTCAAATGCGTCCTATGTCCTTGCGGCTCTCAcagccggcggcggcgcaaTTGGCTATGCTAAGACAGGCTCTGTTCCCTCAATCGCCGCCGGCGGTCTCGTTGGTCTCTTAT ACGGTCTCGGCGGATATCGCATTGCCAACGGTCAGCCTTACGGTGTGGAGTTGAGTCTGCTCGCCTCGGTTGTTCTCGGAGCTTCAGCTTTCCCTCGAGCGATCCGTCTGAGGAAACCCGTACCTATTTTCCTCAGCATCCTGTCTGCCTACGGTCTCTTCACCTTTGGCACTGCTCTGCGCAGAGCTTAA
- a CDS encoding galactose oxidase, central domain-containing protein, whose product MAKDKKKNNDAKKAKKAEKAAKQASKGEKKVKNKTAKLEGSDAEDVDLDEVLEEYRRQQEQFLKITETVVDGPPKPRAASTIMASPHESNSLLLFGGEYFNGSIAQFYNDLHIYNINRDEWRCVTSPNAPLPRSGHAWTRSSNPNYVYLFGGEFSSPKQGTFHHYSDFWRLEPATREWTKIEVKGKDKSPPARSGHRMTYWKQYIILFGGFQDTSNQTKYLADLWIFDTVNYVWHCPVLPPAQLKPDARSSFTFLPSEQGASLFGGYSRVKATKNVLIPKVHEDCFFLRMSLPPTDANANTPPAVRWEKRKKPANAPTPVRAGATMAYHKGRGILFGGVHDVEQSEEGMDSEFFNQLFAWNIERNRFMPLVSRKPRQQKKNAPEQRVGRRGRAQANEEELLKQLAALQAGTSLEDIDDIELEKMLAEPEEEEKPAREMPVSMEPPHMRFNAQLTVQNDVLFIYGGTYEKGDREFTFDDLYAIDLVKLDGYKEIFNKPVEDWIESEDEDEEDEDEEDEDEEEDEDEEDDQEEPEQQIRSESKRKKKQDEVSEVSSEAPTPSITSEEEETETTATSVDDGLPHPRPFESRREFFVRTSAEWQEILMTNLRWKNIQPETLAIKEIKAKAFELSEEKWWDCREEITALEEEQEAAGIQEVVSLAERGDAGAVGGARRR is encoded by the exons ATGGCcaaagataagaagaaaaacaacgACGCCAAGAAGGCGAAAAAG GCCGAGAAGGCAGCCAAGCAGGCCAGCAAGGGCGAGAAAAAAGTCAAGAACAAGACTGCCAAGCTGGAGGGCAGTGATGCTGAGGATGTCGACTTGGATGAGGTGCTGGAAGAGTATCGCCGCCAGCAGGAGCAGTTTCTGAAGATCACAGAGACGGTTGTCGATGGACCTCCGAAGCCTCGAGCGGCATCAACCATTATGGCCTCCCCTCATGAGAGCAACAGTCTGCTTTTGTTTGGAGGAGAGTATTTCAACGGATCGATTGCGCAGTTCTACAATGACCTGCACATATACAACATCAACCGTGATGAGTGGCGCTGTGTGACTTCCCCCAACGCACCGCTGCCACGGTCTGGCCATGCCTGGACAAGATCCTCGAACCCGAATTATGTGTATCTTTTTGGAGGAGAGTTCTCATCGCCAAAGCAGGGCACTTTCCACCATTATTCTGACTTCTGGAGGTTGGAGCCTGCGACAAGGGAATGGACCAAGATCGAggtcaagggcaaggatAAGAGCCCACCAGCGCGAAGTGGCCACCGGATGACTTATTGGAAACAGTACATTATCCTGTTTGGAGGCTTCCAGGACACATCAAACCAGACCAAGTATCTGGCCGACTTGTGGATATTTGACACTGTCAACTATGTCTGGCATTGCCCCGTTCTCCCGCCCGCCCAGCTCAAGCCTGATGCCCGCTCTTCCTTTACCTTCCTGCCATCTGAGCAGGGCGCTTCTCTTTTCGGAGGCTACTCAAGGGTCAAGGCCACG AAGAACGTCCTCATACCCAAGGTTCACGAGGATTGCTTCTTCCTTAGAATGTCTCTCCCCCCAACCGACGCGAATGCGAATACACCACCCGCCGTTAGATGGGAAAAGCGAAAGAAGCCAGCAAATGCACCTACCCCTGTTCGCGCTGGCGCTACAATGGCATACCACAAGGGCCGTGGCATCCTGTTTGGCGGTGTTCACGACGTTGAGCAAAGCGAAGAGGGTATGGACAGCGAGTTTTTCAACCAGCTCTTCGCGTGGAACATCGAGAGAAACAGATTCATGCCTCTCGTTTCACGTAAACCCCgccaacagaagaagaatgcacCCGAGCAGCGAGTTGGCAGACGTGGCCGTGCCCAGGCaaacgaggaggagctccTAAAACAACTAGCGGCACTGCAAGCTGGAACCTCGTTGGAGGATATTGACGATATcgagcttgagaagatgcTCGCCGAGccagaggaggaagaaaagccCGCTAGGGAGATGCCTGTGTCCATGGAGCCGCCGCACATGCGCTTCAACGCCCAACTGACGGTTCAGAACGACGTGCTCTTCATTTATGGTGGTACTTATGAAAAGGGGGACCGGGAGTTTACATTCGATGATCTCTATGCCATTGATCTGGTGAAACTAGATGGATACAAGGAGATCTTCAACAAGCCCGTCGAAGACTGGATT GAGtctgaggatgaggatgaggaggacgaagatgaggaagatgaagatgaggaggaggatgaagatgaggaagatgatcAGGAGGAGCCGGAGCAGCAGATCCGCTCAGAAagcaagcgcaagaagaagcaagacgAAGTATCAGAGGTGTCTTCCGAGGCACCTACACCGTCAATTACgtcggaagaagaagaaaccgaAACAACCGCCACATCGGTCGACGATGGCCTGCCACACCCAAGA CCTTTCGAATCTCGCCGCGAATTCTTCGTCCGCACTTCCGCAGAGTGGCAGGAGATCCTCATGACCAACCTCCGGTGGAAGAACATCCAGCCAGAGACGCtcgccatcaaggagatcaaggccaaggcgtTTGAGCTCAGCGAGGAGAAGTGGTGGGACTGCCGCGAGGAAATCACggcgttggaggaggagcaggaggcggCGGGCATTCAAGAGGTGGTCAGTCTTGCGGAGAGGGGAGACGCCGGCGCTGTTGGGGGTGCAAGGAGGAGGTGA
- a CDS encoding DAD family domain-containing protein has product MAPKKNAAQPAPSAAATSQSSTTAAGSVPAPVGAAPVSTPVSAPAAKSAPANWDKVLQNIYSYYMNETPQRTKLIDVFLVFIAVVGALQFLYCILAGNYPFNAFLSGFGATVGQFVLTISLRIQTAAANKSDFPEVSPERAFADYVVCSLILHFFCVNFIN; this is encoded by the exons ATGGCTCCCAAGAAGAACGCAGCCCAGCCGGCGCCCTCAGCCGCTGCGACCTCCCAATCCAGCACCACGGCGGCAGGCTCTGTCCCAGCGCCTGTGGGAGCTGCGCCAGTCTCGACGCCCGTTTCCGCGCCAGCAGCCAAGAGCGCCCCGGCCAACTGGGACAAGGTGCTGCAGAACATCTACAGTTATTACATGAACGAGACGCCGCAGCGGACTAAGCTCATCGACGTCTTTCTCGTCTTCATTGCCGTTGTGGGCGCATTGCAATTCCTCTACTGCATCCTGGCTGGCAACTAC CCGTTCAATGCTTTCCTTTCAGGCTTCGGAGCGACCGTTGGCCAATTTGTTTTGACGA TTTCGCTGCGTATACAGACAGCTGCCGCGAACAAGAGCGACTTCCCAGAGGTATCACCTGAACG AGCATTTGCCGACTACGTTGTTTGCAGTCTGATTCTACATTTCTTCTgcgtcaacttcatcaactaA
- a CDS encoding RNA cap guanine-N2 methyltransferase domain-containing protein, giving the protein MSADENVPADAIEQQLARDMLGPYVDAPTAQLLLPQARQMPQVAWQIIRNALEQNPQARDDINCLTELLATGGQVTNGINTDRVDTVAVAEPSEFSLKPAERLPLTDECHHYTGKHEVPWDIQKYFSQRYSIFSYYDSGVHMTDDAWFGVTPEPVANQIAYELSEDHYDPEKTILIDAFSGAGGNTIAFALSERWSRIIAIERDPATLACAQHNAEIYGVEPGSITWILGDSFEYLDQLTTMVFASPPWGGPGYRTDEIFDLSTMQPYSLNQLHEAYKKMDHVLFLPRTSDIRQIAKLAPEGEKLEVIQYCAEGASKAMGVYIPAEKPPASSD; this is encoded by the exons ATGTCTGCGGATGAAAATGTACCCGCGGATGCAATAGAGCAACAACTTGCGCGGGATATGCTCGGTCCTTACGTGGATGCACCGACCGCCCAACTTCTCTTGCCGCAGGCCCGCCAGATGCCCCAGGTTGCGTGGCAGATTATTAGAAATGCTCTAGAGCAGAATCCGCAGGCAAGAGACGATATCAATTGTCTGACGGAACTATTAGCGACCGGGGGCCAGGTAACCAATGGTATCAATACGGATCGCGTCGATACTGTTGCAGTCGCAGAGCCCTCTGAGTTTTCACTAAAGCCTGCCGAAAGGCTTCCATTGACGGATGAATGCCACCACTACACAGGCAAGCACGAGGTCCCCTGGGACATTCAGAA ATACTTCAGCCAACGGTACTCAATCTTCTCGTATTATGATAGTGGAGTTCACATGACCGATGATGCTTGGTTTGGTGTTACACCCGAGCCGGTAGCAAA CCAAATCGCGTACGAGTTATCTGAGGATCATTATGACCCAGAAAAGACCATTCTCATCGATGCGTTTAGCGGTGCTGGAGGCAATACCATCGCGTTTGCTCTGTCAGAGCGATGGAGTCGCATAATTGCTATTGAGCGAGATCCTGCAACTCTTGCGTGTGCCCAGCACAATGCCGAAATCTACGGCGTTGAACCAGGTTCAATAACTTGGATTCTCGGTGACAGCTTCGAGTATCTTGATCAACTG ACCACGATGGTGTTTGCTAGCCCTCCTTGGGGAGGGCCTGGGTATAGAACCGATGAAATATTCGATTTGAGCACTATGCAGCCATACAGCCTGAATCAGCTGCACGAAGCGTATAAGAAAATGGATCATGTGCTGTTCCTTCCGAGGACAAGCGACATTCGTCAGATTGCGAAACTCGCGCCCGAGGGGGAAAAGCTCGAGGTTATCCAATACTGCGCAGAAGGGGCCAGCAAGGCCATGGGCGTCTATATCCCAGCAGAAAAACCGCCAGCATCTAGCGACTAA